From Candidatus Pedobacter colombiensis, one genomic window encodes:
- a CDS encoding glycine--tRNA ligase yields MAKNTNDEQFKNVISHAKEYGFVFQSSEIYDGLSAVYDYGQLGAELKNNIKTYWWKAMVQMHENIVGIDSAIFMHPKVWKASGHVDGFNDPMIDNKDSKKRYRADQLLEDKIARYEKDGKTDKAAKLQADMDEALKSENLQELKALIEQHEIACPVSGTKNWTEVRQFNLMFSTQFGAMAEGSEEVYLRPETAQGIFVNFLNVQKSGRMKIPFGIAQIGKAFRNEVIARQFIMRMREFEQMEMQFFVRPGEDQKWFAYWKEARLRWHTALGTPAEKYRYHDHVKLAHYANAATDIEFEFPFGFKEVEGIHSRTDFDLKQHQEFSGKKMQYFDNDLNEEGKPYGNYIPYVIETSIGLDRMFLLTMINAYEEQDLSDGEKQDSRTLLRLHPCLAPYKVAIFPLTKKDGLPEKAREIMNNLKLDFNCIYEEKDAIGKRYRRQDAIGTPFCVTIDHQTLEDDTVTIRHRDTMEQQRIEIKHLDELIASKTSWKTLLRKD; encoded by the coding sequence ATGGCAAAGAATACTAACGACGAGCAATTTAAAAATGTAATATCACACGCGAAGGAATATGGTTTTGTATTTCAAAGCAGCGAAATTTATGATGGCCTGAGTGCCGTATATGATTACGGACAACTGGGTGCCGAATTAAAAAATAACATCAAAACTTATTGGTGGAAAGCCATGGTGCAAATGCATGAAAATATCGTAGGGATTGACTCTGCTATATTTATGCATCCTAAAGTATGGAAAGCAAGTGGACACGTTGATGGCTTTAATGATCCTATGATTGACAATAAGGATTCAAAAAAACGTTACCGTGCCGATCAGCTTTTAGAAGATAAAATTGCCCGTTATGAAAAAGACGGAAAAACAGATAAAGCAGCTAAGTTACAAGCTGATATGGATGAAGCTTTAAAAAGCGAAAACCTGCAAGAATTAAAAGCATTAATTGAGCAACATGAGATCGCCTGTCCTGTAAGTGGTACAAAAAACTGGACAGAAGTTCGTCAGTTCAATTTGATGTTCAGTACGCAGTTTGGTGCAATGGCAGAGGGTTCTGAAGAGGTTTACCTACGTCCGGAAACAGCTCAGGGTATCTTCGTAAACTTCCTGAATGTACAAAAATCAGGACGTATGAAAATCCCTTTTGGAATTGCACAAATCGGCAAAGCATTTAGAAATGAGGTAATTGCCAGACAGTTCATCATGCGTATGCGTGAATTTGAACAAATGGAAATGCAATTCTTCGTTCGTCCGGGTGAAGACCAGAAATGGTTTGCCTACTGGAAAGAAGCTCGTCTAAGATGGCATACCGCATTGGGCACTCCAGCCGAAAAATACCGTTACCACGACCATGTTAAGTTAGCGCATTATGCCAATGCGGCTACAGACATTGAGTTCGAATTCCCATTTGGATTTAAAGAAGTAGAAGGTATCCATAGTCGTACAGATTTCGATTTAAAGCAGCATCAGGAATTCTCCGGCAAGAAAATGCAGTACTTTGATAATGATTTAAATGAGGAAGGTAAGCCTTATGGAAACTATATTCCTTATGTAATTGAGACTTCAATTGGTTTAGACCGTATGTTCCTTTTAACCATGATCAATGCATATGAAGAGCAAGATCTTAGTGATGGCGAAAAACAAGACAGCAGAACATTGTTGCGTTTACACCCTTGTTTAGCACCTTACAAAGTAGCGATCTTCCCTTTAACCAAGAAAGATGGTCTGCCTGAAAAAGCAAGAGAGATTATGAATAATCTGAAGCTTGACTTCAACTGTATTTATGAAGAGAAAGATGCGATTGGTAAACGTTATCGTCGCCAGGATGCCATTGGTACTCCTTTCTGTGTAACAATAGATCACCAGACATTAGAGGATGATACCGTAACTATCCGTCACCGTGATACTATGGAGCAACAACGCATTGAGATTAAGCATCTGGATGAATTGATTGCAAGTAAGACAAGCTGGAAGACATTGCTTCGTAAAGATTAA
- a CDS encoding DUF6266 family protein, with the protein MARIKKGILGGFSGKVGTVIGASWKGVDYMRAVPKPSNKPATTKQLAQQNKMALLRGFLLGLSDIIELCFQNISKHTAMNDALSYNLLNTIEEIYPEQSVNFKQLIFSKGELLGSWSPKIVSTKSNSVDFSWKNGNFTPLCAADDQVTLVVYDQVEKEFCILEKAALREDKAARLLLPENFRGHTLHCYISFYSENRKLASTNEYLGEV; encoded by the coding sequence ATGGCTCGAATTAAAAAAGGAATACTCGGTGGATTTTCAGGGAAAGTGGGCACTGTGATAGGCGCAAGTTGGAAAGGTGTGGATTATATGCGGGCTGTACCTAAGCCAAGTAATAAGCCCGCTACAACCAAGCAATTGGCTCAACAAAACAAAATGGCATTATTGAGAGGTTTTTTACTTGGCTTAAGCGATATTATTGAACTCTGTTTTCAAAATATTTCGAAGCATACTGCGATGAATGATGCTTTATCGTATAACTTGCTGAATACTATTGAAGAAATTTATCCAGAGCAAAGTGTGAATTTTAAGCAGTTGATATTCAGTAAAGGAGAATTATTAGGATCCTGGTCACCAAAAATTGTTTCAACAAAAAGTAATTCAGTTGATTTCAGTTGGAAAAATGGAAATTTTACGCCTTTGTGTGCTGCTGATGATCAGGTGACTTTGGTTGTTTATGATCAGGTAGAGAAAGAGTTTTGTATATTGGAAAAGGCGGCGCTAAGGGAAGATAAGGCTGCAAGGTTACTTCTTCCTGAAAATTTCAGAGGGCATACCTTGCATTGTTACATCAGTTTTTATTCTGAAAATAGAAAACTGGCCTCTACTAATGAGTACCTGGGTGAAGTATAA
- a CDS encoding fumarate reductase/succinate dehydrogenase flavoprotein subunit has protein sequence MKLNAKIPPGPLKDKWTYYKDHAKLVNPANRKKLDVIVVGTGLAGSSIAASLAEMGYHVTSFCFQDSARRAHSVAAQGGVNAAKNYKNDGDSTYRMFYDTIKGGDFRSREANVYRLAECSAQLIDQAVAQGVPFGREYGGYLNNRSFGGVQVSRTFYARGQTGQQLLLGAYQALMRQVAAKTVSLFTRHEMLDVVLVDGKARGIIVRNLDTGEIERHTAHAVILASGGFGKIYYLSTLAMGCNASAIWRAHKKGAFMACPSWTQVHPTSLPQSGSYQSKLTLMSESLRNDGRIWVPLKANESRKPNDIPEEERDYYLERRYPAFGNLAPRDISSRAAKERIDAGFGVGPQQNAVYLDFSKAIQEQGKQKIKEKYGNLFDMYHKITATDAYTEPMMISPAAHFSMGGLWVDYELMTTIPGLFALGEANFADHGANRLGANSLLQACVDGYFVAPYTVSNYLSGEIKEPRLSVERQEFVDAEVVVRAHLSKLVSIKGSKTADHYHKTLGKLLYDYCGLSRSKEGLLKAIKGIRELRSDFYQNLKVSGDEDEMNGELEKAGRVSDYLEVAELMCQDALTREESCGAHFREEYQTPEGEALRNDEKFCFVSVWQYQGEGKDEILIPEPLKFENVELAVRSYK, from the coding sequence ATGAAACTGAATGCTAAAATACCACCGGGACCATTAAAGGATAAATGGACCTATTATAAAGATCATGCAAAATTGGTTAATCCAGCCAATAGGAAAAAACTGGATGTTATTGTTGTGGGTACGGGGCTGGCAGGAAGTTCAATTGCTGCATCTTTAGCAGAAATGGGATACCATGTTACCTCATTCTGTTTTCAGGATTCGGCACGACGCGCACATTCTGTAGCAGCTCAGGGAGGTGTAAATGCTGCGAAGAACTATAAGAATGATGGCGATAGTACTTATCGGATGTTTTACGATACCATTAAAGGCGGTGATTTCCGTTCGCGGGAAGCGAATGTATATCGGTTGGCCGAATGTTCTGCTCAATTGATAGATCAGGCAGTTGCGCAAGGGGTGCCTTTTGGAAGGGAATACGGGGGGTATTTAAATAACCGATCATTTGGTGGGGTACAGGTAAGCCGGACTTTTTATGCACGCGGACAAACCGGACAACAATTGCTATTGGGTGCTTATCAGGCTTTAATGCGACAGGTAGCAGCTAAGACGGTATCACTTTTTACACGTCATGAAATGCTGGATGTGGTGCTGGTTGATGGAAAAGCCCGGGGAATAATTGTACGAAATCTGGATACCGGCGAAATAGAACGGCACACTGCACATGCGGTGATCCTGGCTTCGGGAGGCTTCGGAAAGATTTATTATTTGTCTACACTGGCTATGGGCTGTAATGCCTCAGCGATTTGGCGTGCCCATAAAAAAGGTGCGTTTATGGCTTGCCCAAGCTGGACGCAGGTGCATCCAACATCTTTGCCGCAGTCCGGAAGTTATCAAAGCAAGCTTACACTAATGTCGGAATCTTTAAGAAATGATGGACGGATATGGGTACCGTTAAAGGCTAATGAAAGTAGGAAGCCGAATGATATTCCGGAAGAGGAGCGCGATTATTATCTGGAAAGACGCTATCCGGCTTTCGGAAACCTTGCCCCCCGCGATATTTCTTCACGTGCAGCGAAAGAACGGATAGATGCAGGATTTGGCGTTGGGCCACAGCAAAATGCAGTGTACCTCGACTTCTCGAAAGCCATTCAGGAACAAGGAAAGCAAAAGATTAAAGAAAAGTATGGGAACCTGTTTGATATGTACCATAAGATTACGGCAACTGATGCCTATACAGAACCCATGATGATCTCGCCGGCTGCACATTTTTCAATGGGTGGTTTATGGGTAGATTATGAATTAATGACGACTATCCCGGGCTTGTTTGCATTGGGTGAAGCAAATTTTGCAGATCATGGCGCAAATCGACTCGGAGCTAATTCTTTGCTGCAAGCCTGTGTAGATGGTTATTTTGTGGCTCCTTATACGGTGTCGAACTATCTTTCAGGAGAAATTAAAGAACCCCGGCTGAGTGTTGAAAGACAGGAATTTGTAGATGCTGAAGTGGTTGTTCGTGCGCATCTTTCTAAATTGGTTTCTATTAAGGGGAGTAAAACGGCTGATCATTACCATAAAACACTAGGTAAATTGTTATATGATTATTGTGGCTTGTCGAGAAGTAAAGAGGGGCTGTTAAAGGCCATAAAGGGAATCAGGGAATTGCGCTCAGATTTTTATCAAAATCTTAAAGTGAGTGGAGATGAGGACGAGATGAATGGAGAGCTGGAAAAAGCAGGTCGGGTGAGCGATTATCTGGAAGTTGCAGAGTTGATGTGTCAGGACGCACTGACCCGAGAAGAGTCTTGCGGGGCACATTTCAGGGAAGAATATCAAACGCCGGAAGGAGAAGCGTTAAGAAACGATGAAAAGTTTTGTTTTGTATCGGTCTGGCAATATCAAGGTGAGGGCAAGGACGAAATCCTAATTCCGGAGCCCTTGAAGTTTGAAAACGTAGAGCTGGCAGTAAGAAGTTATAAATAA
- a CDS encoding anion permease, translating into MMQEINYKMILVTLAFGLLIWFLPIPGGVKPEAWHLLAIFLATILGIILKAASMGTMSMIAIALVALTGVLAPGNPGKSISLALSSFGDKVIWLIGISFFIARGFIKTGLGSRIAYLFIRVFGRSSLGLGYGLGLADLVLAPAIPSNTARGGGIIYPIMKSMALNFDSVPEKPETHRKLGAYLSLNCYNVNLITSSMFLTGTASNPMCQKFAADLGINITWMSWMWAALIPGIISLIAIPYILYKIYPPELKRTHGATKMAAEKLKEMGAVTLNEWLMLIAFFVLLFLWITGDIFKIDATTTAFIGLVFLLLSRVLTWEDVKSEKGAWDTIVWFSALVMMGSALNQLGLIPWFSEQVRGKIGSLDWTMAFPIIILVYFYSHYMFASATAHVASMYAALLGVGISVGIPPMLLALSLGFCGGIYGTLTHYGHGPAPVFFGSTYVEVKEWWSRGFILSIIFLVIWMGIGGIWWKAIGIY; encoded by the coding sequence ATGATGCAGGAAATTAATTACAAGATGATTTTAGTGACCCTGGCCTTTGGCTTGTTAATTTGGTTTTTGCCCATTCCGGGAGGGGTAAAACCCGAAGCTTGGCATTTACTGGCTATTTTTTTAGCAACCATTTTAGGAATTATCCTCAAAGCTGCCTCGATGGGTACCATGTCGATGATTGCAATTGCGCTCGTTGCTTTAACAGGAGTTTTGGCGCCTGGCAATCCGGGGAAGTCAATTTCCCTGGCTTTAAGCAGCTTTGGCGATAAGGTAATCTGGTTGATTGGGATTTCTTTTTTCATTGCCCGGGGCTTTATAAAAACAGGTTTGGGCAGCAGAATAGCTTATCTTTTTATCAGGGTTTTTGGGAGAAGTTCATTGGGCTTGGGCTACGGACTTGGTTTAGCCGACCTGGTATTGGCACCGGCTATTCCCAGCAATACGGCTCGGGGTGGTGGGATCATTTATCCGATTATGAAATCAATGGCTCTCAATTTTGATTCAGTACCCGAAAAGCCGGAAACGCATCGTAAACTGGGTGCTTACCTAAGTTTAAACTGCTATAATGTTAACCTGATTACCTCTTCCATGTTTTTAACAGGTACTGCCAGTAACCCTATGTGTCAGAAATTTGCTGCAGATCTTGGGATAAACATTACATGGATGTCGTGGATGTGGGCAGCTCTGATACCCGGAATTATTTCCTTGATCGCTATACCCTATATTTTATATAAGATCTATCCACCAGAACTTAAAAGGACTCATGGTGCTACTAAAATGGCTGCAGAGAAATTAAAGGAAATGGGAGCCGTAACACTTAATGAATGGCTAATGCTGATCGCCTTTTTTGTGTTGTTGTTTCTATGGATAACAGGCGACATCTTTAAAATTGATGCAACTACTACGGCATTTATAGGTTTGGTGTTTTTGTTATTGTCGAGGGTACTTACCTGGGAGGATGTTAAAAGTGAAAAAGGGGCATGGGACACAATAGTTTGGTTTTCGGCATTGGTAATGATGGGCAGCGCACTGAACCAGTTGGGATTAATACCATGGTTTAGTGAGCAGGTAAGAGGCAAAATAGGAAGCTTAGACTGGACGATGGCTTTTCCAATCATCATTCTGGTTTATTTTTATAGTCATTATATGTTTGCCAGCGCTACTGCGCATGTAGCCTCTATGTATGCCGCTTTGCTAGGGGTAGGAATCTCAGTAGGGATCCCGCCAATGTTACTTGCGCTTTCACTAGGTTTTTGTGGTGGCATTTACGGAACGCTTACCCATTATGGTCATGGCCCCGCACCGGTATTTTTTGGAAGCACCTATGTAGAAGTGAAAGAGTGGTGGTCGCGGGGATTTATTTTAAGCATCATATTTCTGGTGATATGGATGGGCATAGGCGGTATATGGTGGAAAGCAATTGGAATTTATTAA
- a CDS encoding succinate dehydrogenase/fumarate reductase iron-sulfur subunit, with the protein MKIYLKIWRQNDAGSPGKMVDYTLDNVILNMSFLEMMDTLNEQLVLAGDRPVEFDHDCREGICGQCGMMINGRAHGPVAHLTTCQLHMREFKDGDTIYIEPFRGKGFPIKRDLRVDRSAFDRIIMAGGFVSVNTGQAPEANGIPISHEDAESAFDSAACIGCGACVATCKNSSAALFTSAKIAHLAKLPQGEIESRKRALAMVQQMDDEQFGHCTNTEACEVECPQSISVLNIARMNWEYTLSKVLRNT; encoded by the coding sequence ATGAAGATTTATCTGAAAATTTGGAGGCAAAATGATGCTGGTAGTCCCGGTAAAATGGTGGATTATACCCTGGATAATGTAATTCTTAACATGTCTTTTTTAGAGATGATGGATACCTTAAATGAACAATTGGTGCTTGCAGGTGACAGGCCGGTAGAATTTGATCACGATTGCAGAGAAGGGATTTGTGGGCAGTGCGGAATGATGATCAATGGCAGGGCGCATGGACCTGTTGCTCATTTAACGACCTGCCAGTTGCACATGCGTGAGTTTAAAGATGGAGATACGATTTATATAGAACCGTTTAGGGGGAAGGGCTTTCCGATAAAACGAGATTTGAGGGTAGATCGGTCGGCATTCGACAGAATCATTATGGCTGGTGGTTTTGTGTCCGTAAATACCGGTCAGGCTCCTGAAGCCAATGGGATTCCCATTAGTCATGAAGATGCCGAATCGGCTTTTGATTCTGCTGCTTGTATTGGCTGCGGGGCTTGTGTAGCTACCTGCAAAAATTCGAGTGCGGCATTGTTTACTTCCGCTAAAATAGCGCATTTGGCTAAATTACCGCAAGGAGAAATAGAATCGAGGAAGCGGGCACTAGCTATGGTTCAGCAAATGGATGATGAGCAGTTTGGGCATTGTACCAATACAGAAGCCTGCGAAGTAGAATGCCCTCAAAGCATTTCGGTGCTAAATATTGCCAGAATGAACTGGGAATACACGCTTAGTAAAGTGTTGAGAAACACATAA
- a CDS encoding ATP-binding cassette domain-containing protein: MSIKVTTLSKHFDKQKAVDGISFEAKPGRILGFLGPNGAGKSTTMRMLTGYLKPTSGSASLCGYDSQTQNLEMRKIMGYLPENTPLYMDMYVKEFLLFVANTYKLQNAALRVEETIKKVGLTAEQHKKIAMLSKGYKQRVGLAQAIIHNPEVLILDEPTSGLDPNQLSEIRDLIKGLGKDKTVILSTHIMQEVEAICDDVIIISMGNIVANAPIADLKKQYGVSLEEIFKKLTK, translated from the coding sequence TTGAGCATTAAGGTAACGACGCTATCCAAGCATTTCGATAAACAAAAAGCAGTAGATGGGATTAGTTTTGAAGCTAAGCCGGGTAGGATATTAGGATTTTTAGGGCCAAATGGTGCAGGAAAATCAACCACAATGCGTATGCTTACCGGTTATTTAAAGCCTACATCGGGATCCGCAAGTTTGTGTGGCTATGACAGTCAGACTCAAAATCTCGAGATGAGGAAAATCATGGGTTACCTTCCTGAAAATACACCATTATATATGGATATGTATGTGAAGGAGTTTCTGTTGTTTGTAGCGAATACTTATAAATTGCAGAATGCTGCGCTAAGGGTAGAAGAAACCATTAAGAAGGTTGGACTAACTGCAGAGCAACATAAAAAGATTGCTATGCTATCAAAAGGATACAAGCAACGGGTAGGATTGGCACAGGCGATAATTCATAATCCCGAAGTGTTGATCCTGGATGAGCCAACGTCAGGACTTGATCCAAATCAGCTGTCCGAAATCCGGGATCTTATAAAAGGTCTGGGAAAGGATAAGACAGTTATTCTTTCTACGCATATTATGCAGGAGGTTGAAGCCATTTGTGATGATGTAATTATCATCAGTATGGGAAATATTGTAGCAAATGCTCCGATAGCTGATCTTAAAAAGCAATATGGTGTTTCTTTAGAGGAGATATTCAAGAAGCTGACCAAATAA
- a CDS encoding porin: MKQLLSCMKKIYLQVFLLCFPFFLNAQGVDIAVTAKSKINFSGMLQTQFNYSLDEDVDITGKHHSGPERFSHNSFSVKRARIQVNAAITDRINAVMLVNFGDFTGNPQNKVLENAYIKYSVNDYVNFQFGQFRPQFGQEDNYPVDFVRSIDYSNQYYLFGANSWQSFQIGASYFGEIKDSSVPIKYYIGVFNGNNRNQLTDNDDGKIFPARLVFGLGKSTLFGVSAGAGSNMGQKLWAYGADIDYNKQLNEKWNIEFVSEYKQGINSVAYFAQADPVIPISSFVMRGIYIQPNIGYSFKNVRLKNLEFAFRYEYLDSDFKLEGNSRQSYIPMVSASFAEAYAVRVQLGFLMDRYERNIPNTTQYDTNRIICQVQARF; this comes from the coding sequence ATGAAACAGCTCTTATCCTGCATGAAGAAAATCTATCTGCAGGTTTTTTTGTTGTGCTTTCCCTTTTTTTTAAATGCTCAAGGTGTTGATATAGCTGTAACAGCTAAAAGCAAGATCAATTTTTCCGGAATGCTGCAAACCCAGTTCAATTATTCTCTTGATGAGGATGTAGATATTACGGGTAAGCACCACTCGGGCCCAGAGCGGTTTTCTCATAACTCTTTTTCCGTAAAACGGGCACGGATACAGGTTAATGCGGCCATTACCGACCGTATCAATGCGGTGATGCTGGTTAATTTTGGAGATTTTACCGGTAATCCGCAAAATAAGGTGCTGGAAAATGCTTATATCAAATACAGTGTTAATGATTATGTGAATTTTCAGTTTGGGCAGTTCAGGCCGCAGTTTGGTCAGGAAGACAATTACCCGGTCGACTTTGTACGTTCTATAGATTACTCTAATCAATATTACCTTTTTGGGGCCAACAGCTGGCAAAGTTTCCAGATCGGAGCGAGTTACTTTGGCGAAATAAAGGACAGCAGCGTTCCAATAAAATATTATATCGGTGTTTTTAATGGCAATAATCGTAATCAGTTAACGGATAATGATGATGGCAAGATCTTTCCTGCCAGGTTGGTTTTTGGATTGGGAAAAAGTACCCTTTTTGGCGTAAGTGCAGGAGCAGGTAGCAACATGGGACAAAAGCTATGGGCTTATGGAGCTGATATTGATTATAATAAGCAGCTGAATGAAAAGTGGAATATAGAGTTTGTTTCGGAGTATAAACAGGGGATCAATAGTGTAGCTTATTTTGCACAGGCAGATCCGGTTATTCCAATAAGCAGCTTTGTCATGCGCGGGATTTATATACAACCAAATATTGGTTATAGCTTTAAAAATGTGAGGCTTAAAAATCTGGAATTTGCTTTCCGATACGAATATCTGGACTCCGATTTTAAGCTGGAAGGAAATTCAAGACAAAGCTATATACCGATGGTGAGCGCATCATTTGCAGAAGCTTATGCGGTTAGGGTGCAATTGGGTTTTCTGATGGACAGATATGAACGCAATATTCCAAATACAACGCAATACGACACCAATCGAATCATTTGCCAGGTTCAGGCCCGGTTTTAA
- a CDS encoding succinate dehydrogenase cytochrome b subunit — protein MDHNNTTSTLMRKILMALTGLFLCFFLVIHLLGNLQLFLPAEQARERFNSYSELLSGNVFIKIISYVLYASIIIHCLDALVITLKNKKTAGKYVYDQRATSSKWYSRSMGILGTIILVFLVFHFKDFWYRYKFGTLPVDKAGYKDLYTIVVGVYGDLWYVLFYVLCMFALGFHLLHGFFSAARSLGVYHPKYVVWIRTFGIWYSYVITIGFAVIPVYIYLTQHVL, from the coding sequence ATGGATCATAACAACACAACATCAACCTTGATGCGAAAAATACTGATGGCGCTGACAGGATTGTTTCTCTGTTTTTTTCTGGTCATCCACCTGTTGGGGAACCTTCAACTGTTCTTACCCGCAGAACAAGCCCGGGAAAGGTTTAATAGCTATTCGGAGCTCTTATCAGGAAATGTTTTTATCAAAATCATTTCTTATGTGCTGTATGCATCCATCATTATTCACTGTCTGGATGCACTTGTGATCACGCTTAAAAATAAGAAAACAGCAGGTAAATATGTGTACGACCAGAGAGCGACATCCAGTAAATGGTATTCGCGAAGTATGGGGATATTAGGCACCATCATTCTTGTTTTTCTGGTATTTCATTTTAAGGACTTCTGGTATCGATATAAGTTTGGCACTTTGCCGGTGGATAAGGCCGGATATAAAGATCTTTATACCATTGTTGTTGGTGTTTATGGGGATTTGTGGTATGTGCTGTTTTATGTGCTTTGCATGTTTGCATTAGGTTTTCACTTGTTACATGGTTTTTTCAGTGCCGCTAGAAGTTTAGGTGTTTATCACCCAAAATATGTGGTATGGATAAGGACTTTTGGGATCTGGTACAGCTATGTCATTACTATAGGTTTTGCGGTAATACCTGTTTATATCTACTTAACTCAACATGTTCTATGA